One part of the Entelurus aequoreus isolate RoL-2023_Sb linkage group LG05, RoL_Eaeq_v1.1, whole genome shotgun sequence genome encodes these proteins:
- the LOC133651190 gene encoding CREB3 regulatory factor-like, which translates to MPQPNLSGMEPPFGDDFQNFSFADQALTSTELLANTSDPDFMYELDREMSHRQSPYGDGVVGGADGAKESDGGAEQLMLSGDYDTVHGSAVFEQWDSYWEDLTRYTRLASCDIWGTKEVDFLGIDDFSSPYQDEEVIGRTPTLAQLNSEDSQPVCEVLYPPVDLGPPAPPPQPACPNKRPPLLGSGPGLSRPSASSSSSSRHSRNLLPDFPEGFQKATRPVPSSTETMTKTQPFLSAAPDPGHVPVKAQGRASKMAAPASGSFDFVRKAKVRVSTALKSQADAPSQTYLERLAAPPDNVASTSGSFERRAEPSRKRETPSEWATAPQLAEASPEGGASVARSVEVVGGVSAGEGADVVEGREKSKEEEHNYSLFLTRRRLAGRSHSYLEEEEEEEEEEEEEEEEEEAEEEEEDEGDRLELDDEDHDEGFGSEHELSDNEEEDEDEDYEADKDDDMSDAFSEPGCDAALMDDDKGLTAGVSSHKRGKRRYFWEYSEQLTPSKQERMLKPSEWDRHTLPSNLYQKNGPLHGKYMLKKSRRTDVEDLTPNPRKLLQIGTELRKLNKVIGDLTPVSELPFTARPWSRKEKNKLASRACRLKKKAQYEANKVKLWGLSTEYDRLLFVINAIKEEIVARAEDSSPRPSNMSDTLERLIQETLVEPPVAGQTSDFVNKILETTGGGDPTGGLVGLRVPTSKI; encoded by the exons ATGCCTCAG cccAACCTCAGTGGGATGGAGCCTCCCTTTGGGGACGACTTTCAGAACTTCTCCTTTGCCGACCAGGCACTGACCAGCACTGAGCTGTTAGCCAACACCTCCGACCCGGATTTCATGTACGAGTTg GACCGAGAAATGAGTCACCGACAGAGCCCCTACGGCGACGGCGTGGTGGGCGGCGCCGACGGCGCCAAAGAGTCTGACGGCGGCGCGGAGCAGCTGATGTTGTCGGGCGATTACGACACCGTGCACGGCAGCGCGGTCTTTGAGCAGTGGGACTCGTACTGGGAAGACCTGACCAG atacACTCGCCTGGCCAGCTGTGACATTTGGGGCACCAAGGAGGTGGACTTCCTGGGGATAGACGACTTTTCCAGTCCTTACCAGGACGAGGAGGTGATTGGCAGAACTCCCACCTTGGCTCAGCTCAACAGCGAGGACTCCCAGCCCGTCTGCGAGGTGCTTTACCCGCCGGTCGACCTCGGCCCCCCTGCACCGCCGCCGCAACCCGCCTGCCCCAACAAGAGACCCCCGCTCCTCGGCTCGGGCCCCGGCCTTTCCCGGCCCTCCGCAAGCTCCTCCTCCTCATCTCGCCATTCTCGGAATCTCCTGCCGGACTTCCCTGAAGGTTTCCAGAAGGCCACCAGGCCGGTCCCCTCCAGCACCGAGACCATGACAAAGACGCAGCCCTTCCTGAGCGCCGCCCCGGACCCCGGCCACGTTCCGGTCAAAGCCCAGGGGCGAGCCAGCAAGATGGCAGCCCCCGCCTCCGGAAGCTTTGACTTTGTACGCAAGGCTAAAGTCCGCGTGAGCACCGCTCTTAAAAGTCAGGCCGACGCCCCCTCCCAGACTTACCTGGAGAGGTTAGCCGCCCCTCCCGACAACGTGGCATCCACCTCCGGCAGCTTCGAGAGGAGGGCGGAGCCGAGCAGGAAGAGGGAGACGCCGTCGGAGTGGGCCACCGCCCCTCAGCTGGCCGAGGCCAGCCCCGAGGGCGGAGCATCGGTGGCGAGGAGCGTGGAGGTCGTGGGCGGAGTTAGCGCTGGCGAGGGAGCGGACGTGGTCGAAGGCAGGGAGAAGAGCAAAGAAGAAGAACACAACTACTCGCTCTTCCTGACGCGAAGACGTCTGGCGGGAAGAAGCCACTCCTacctggaggaggaggaggaggaagaagaagaggaggaggaagaagaggaggaagaggaagcggaggaggaggaggaggacgaagGCGACCGCCTGGAGCTGGACGATGAAGACCACGACGAAGGTTTCGGCAGCGAGCACGAGCTGTCCGACAACGAGGAAGAGGACGAGGACGAAGACTACGAAGCCGACAAGGACGACGACATGAGCGACGCCTTCTCCGAGCCAG GCTGCGACGCGGCGCTGATGGACGACGACAAGGGTCTGACGGCGGGGGTGTCGAGCCACAAGCGAGGGAAGCGCCGCTACTTCTGGGAGTACAGCGAGCAGCTGACGCCCTCCAAGCAGGAGCGCATGCTCAAACCCTCCGAGTGGGACCGCCACACGTTGCCGAGCAACCTGTACCAGAAGAACGGACCCCTGCACG GCAAGTACATGCTGAAGAAGTCTCGGCGTACGGACGTGGAAGACCTGACCCCCAATCCCAGGAAGCTTCTTCAGATCGGCACGGAGCTGCGAAAACTCAACAAGGTGATCGGCGACCTGACGCCCGTCAGCGAGCTGCCCTTCACCGCGCGGCCCTGGTCCCGCAAGGAGAAGAACAAGCTGGCGTCCAG GGCTTGTCGTCTGAAGAAGAAGGCTCAGTACGAAGCCAACAAGGTCAAACTGTGGGGACTCAGCACCGAGTACG ATCGCCTGCTGTTCGTCATCAACGCCATCAAGGAGGAGATCGTCGCCCGCGCGGAGGACTCGTCTCCTCGGCCCAGCAACATGAGCGACACGCTGGAGCGACTCATCCAGGAGACCCTCG